From one Humulus lupulus chromosome 8, drHumLupu1.1, whole genome shotgun sequence genomic stretch:
- the LOC133796277 gene encoding uncharacterized protein LOC133796277, which yields MASANVFDLYSTQEEEEVTLVQKKRLTRKHDGEPSQMPSAKKNRATGPSKDGPSGQTSAQPPAPLEKEIPPPPAPAATTPSPPAPTEQAQQTEGVPPGAKLSSRSLRSTKDFLTHILKHDPCKEAMAEAETMGVDQILNRALNEVASAMLTTTATRARAGASVE from the exons ATGGCTTCTGCAAACGTTTTCGATCTCTATAgcactcaggaggaagaggaagttacCTTGGTCCAAAAGAAGAGATTGACCAGAAAACATGATGGGGAGCCCAGTCAGATGCCTTCAGCCAAGAAGAACCGAGCCACCGGTCCTTCGAAGGATGGGCCTTCTGGCCAAACATCTGCCCAGCCTCCTGCTCCTCTCGAGAAGGAAATTCCGCCTCCACCTGCTCCTGCTGCCACGACTCCTTCACCCCCGGCCCCTACCGAACAGGCTCAACAAACTGAGGGTGTTCCCCCTGGGGCTAAACTATCGAGCCGCTCCCTAAGGTCGACCAAGGATTTCCTTACTCATATCCTTAAGCATGACCCCTGCAAAGAGGCCATGGCTGAAGCAGAAacaatgggggtcgaccagatcctcaatagAGCCCTCAATGAAGTGGCTAGT gcaATGTTGACCACAACGGCTACTCGCGCCCGCGCGGGTGCAAGTGTCGAGTAG